A section of the Leminorella richardii genome encodes:
- a CDS encoding cytochrome c3 family protein, with the protein MSRIRFIFLLACVTALMGLGISLLGAEVVKKTGDEAFCGSCHDMQPMVKTFQQDTHGGNNAHGFTAECVDCHLPHNSTLGYLVSKGSQGANDVFKTVFTDTSKIDWLAHRKQREEFVYDSGCLKCHSKLLDKTAASNPKSLEMHQHYKEMQKSETPLKCASCHVTVGHNGALRGELNQTHPEYKFLEERLGAKKE; encoded by the coding sequence ATGAGTAGAATACGTTTTATTTTCTTACTTGCCTGCGTAACCGCTCTGATGGGATTGGGTATCAGCCTGCTCGGCGCCGAGGTAGTCAAGAAAACGGGTGATGAAGCCTTTTGCGGCAGCTGCCATGATATGCAGCCGATGGTCAAAACCTTTCAGCAGGATACCCACGGCGGCAACAACGCGCACGGCTTCACCGCCGAGTGTGTGGACTGCCACCTTCCCCACAACAGCACGCTGGGATATCTGGTTTCAAAAGGCAGCCAGGGCGCTAACGATGTGTTTAAAACGGTCTTTACCGATACGTCAAAGATAGACTGGCTCGCCCACCGTAAACAGAGAGAAGAGTTCGTTTATGATTCCGGCTGCCTGAAGTGCCACAGCAAGCTGTTAGACAAAACAGCGGCCAGCAATCCCAAGTCGCTGGAAATGCACCAGCACTACAAAGAGATGCAGAAAAGCGAAACGCCGCTTAAGTGTGCTTCCTGCCACGTCACCGTGGGTCACAACGGCGCGCTGCGAGGGGAGTTAAACCAAACGCATCCTGAATATAAGTTCTTAGAA
- a CDS encoding cytochrome c3 family protein: MKTLSFVLALLYALFSPSALSEPVKEAAAPQQSAVSHAQTTHPLKAHHQKLNLPCSACHKEQEVSEYKPLATKDCLTCHGSAEKVAKRTGFMDVNQTNPHRSLHDGLDLDCYECHAEHKPSSNLCETCHDNTRDWFGPTP, from the coding sequence ATGAAAACATTATCTTTTGTACTGGCTTTGCTATACGCCCTCTTCTCCCCTTCGGCGCTGTCCGAACCGGTGAAAGAGGCTGCTGCCCCACAGCAAAGCGCCGTCAGCCATGCGCAAACAACGCATCCGCTCAAGGCACATCATCAGAAGCTGAACCTGCCCTGTTCTGCCTGCCACAAAGAGCAGGAGGTCTCCGAGTATAAACCGTTAGCCACCAAGGACTGCCTGACTTGTCACGGTAGTGCAGAAAAAGTGGCGAAGCGCACTGGGTTTATGGACGTCAACCAAACCAACCCTCACCGCTCTCTGCACGACGGGCTGGACTTAGACTGCTATGAATGCCACGCCGAGCACAAGCCGTCGAGCAATCTGTGCGAGACCTGCCACGACAACACGCGCGACTGGTTTGGACCTACGCCATAA